The Lycium ferocissimum isolate CSIRO_LF1 chromosome 1, AGI_CSIRO_Lferr_CH_V1, whole genome shotgun sequence genome includes a region encoding these proteins:
- the LOC132067484 gene encoding uncharacterized protein LOC132067484 has protein sequence MAERFEAFNTGMGLVQAQNDDSKENVVRKNIVVNLGNTLSLLPNTTSTFSSIRNISLTISPHLDPTYTIPQMPSTYTPNQVAITPNPQLSITTTQFEKNKKNELAICPYRRPGKEIKSLCHEDLGKELHNLRKAINEELCSRNFQSLKYEDLCVHPNVELPPGYKIPKFNTFNGEGDPIAHLKDYCSRLIGIGHNEAVRMRLFIQSLSGSALSWYTKQDFSKWHTWEDMAREFIKQFEFNKGGDPHIADLLRVKKMPHESFQEYAIRWRLEASKMHPPLPERELISTFVQTQEDLYYDKLLGACARNFSDLIRIGKELESGIKEGRITDSTATQAIHQTFQSKIPRNLQSEMKENKFASMSMHQAQCHQSHQILQSYATMQRPRQQKSQHGCQQSFHQAQSSSRQQKKMKSFSFTPLDEPLSNILERLSAKGILQPKKGFIPKHPPPNFDLSKSCAYHSNIQGHDTEECLALRFKIQSMIENGKIKLQQEPPTGNDNIANTNAITVKGDPSKLAPRPLKRKRATTQED, from the coding sequence ATGGCAGAGAGATTTGAAGCTTTCAACACTGGTATGGGATTGGTGCAAGCacaaaatgatgatagcaaggaAAATGTGGTTCGGAAAAATATTGTGGTCAATCTGGGAAATACCTTAAGCCTTCTTCCTAACACAACCTCAACTTTCAGCTCAATTCGCAACATTTCCTTAACCATTTCGCCTCACCTAGATCCTACTTATACCATTCCACAAATGCCATCAACCTACACTCCCAATCAAGTAGCGATAACTCCTAATCCTCAACTTTCCATAACCACCACTCAATtcgagaaaaataagaaaaatgaactGGCAATATGCCCATATAGGAGGCCTGGAAAGGAAATCAAGTCGCTTTGCCATGAAGATTTGGGAAAAGAACTCCACAATTTGAGGAAAGCCATTAATGAAGAGTTATGTTCAAGAAATTTTCAGAGTTTGAAGTATGAAGATTTATGTGTGCACCCAAATGTTGAGCTTCCGCCAGGGTACAAAATACCTAAGTTTAACACTTTCAATGGGGAAGGTGATCCCATCGCTCATTTAAAGGACTATTGCAGCAGATTAATTGGTATTGGACATAATGAAGCCGTACGAATGAGATTATTCATTCAAAGTTTATCAGGATCAGCACTGTCTTGGTACACCAAACAAGATTTTAGCAAATGGCATACGTGGGAAGATATGGCGCGCGAATTTATAAAGCAATTTGAGTTCAACAAAGGAGGCGATCCACACATAGCCGATTTGCTCAGAGTAAAGAAAATGCCGCATGAGTCTTTCCAAGAATATGCCATACGATGGAGGTTAGAAGCTTCAAAAATGCATCCTCCATTACCCGAGAGGGAATTGATCTCAACATTCGTCCAAACTCAGGAAGACTTATATTATGATAAGTTGCTCGGAGCTTGTGCACGCAACTTCTCTGATTTGATTAGGATTGGTAAAGAACTGGAAAGTGGCATTAAAGAAGGAAGAATTACAGATAGCACAGCAACACAAGCCATTCACCAAACCTTTCAATCGAAGATACCGAGAAATCTGCAAAGCGAAATGAAGGAAAACAAATTCGCTTCCATGAGTATGCATCAAGCGCAATGCCATCAAAGTCACCAAATTTTGCAATCTTATGCCACAATGCAGCGTCCTCGCCAGCAAAAATCGCAACATGGTTGCCAACAGTCGTTTCACCAGGCACAGTCTAGCTCTCGACAACAGAAAAAGATGAAATCTTTCTCCTTCACCCCTCTCGATGAGCCATTGTCAAATATACTTGAGAGATTAAGTGCTAAGGGCATTCTACAACCAAAAAAGGGATTCATACCTAAGCATCCACCGCCAAACTTTGATTTATCAAAGAGTTGTGCTTACCACTCAAACATTCAAGGGCATGACACCGAAGAATGTCTAGCGTTGAGATTCAAGATTCAGAGTATGATTGAAAATGGCAAGATAAAGTTGCAACAAGAGCCTCCAACTGGCAATGATAATATCGCAAACACAAATGCAATTACTGTTAAGGGCGATCCATCAAAATTGGCACCAAGGCCTTTGAAGAGAAAGCGTGCAACAACTCAGGAGGACTGA